A part of Melospiza georgiana isolate bMelGeo1 chromosome 16, bMelGeo1.pri, whole genome shotgun sequence genomic DNA contains:
- the HAPSTR1 gene encoding HUWE1-associated protein modifying stress responses 1 — MEDKKEEGEAEIQEHGPEHWFSKWERQCLAEAEQEEALAPELQDEASAQPEHKQQKLWHLFQNSATAVAQLYKDRVCQQPGLSLWVPFQNAATAVTNLYKESVDAHQRSFDLGIQIGYQRRNKDVLAWVKKRRRTIRREDLISFLCGKVPPPRNSRAPPRLTVVSPNRATSTETSSSVETDLQPFREAIALHGLSGAMASISVRSSTPGSPTHVSSGSNASRRRNGLHDVDLNTFISEEMALHLDNGGTRKRTSAQCGDVITDSPTHKRNRMI, encoded by the exons atggaggacaagaaggaggagGGCGAGGCGGAGATCCAGGAGCACGGGCCCGAGCACTGGTTCAGCAAGTGGGAGCGGCAGTGCCTGGCTGAGGCCGAGCAGGAGGAGGCGCTGGCGCCGGAGCTGCAGGACGAGGCGTCGGCGCAGCCCGAGCACAAGCAGCAGAAGCTCTGGCACCTCTTTCAGAATTCGGCCACCGCCGTGGCGCAGCTCTACAAGG accGGGTGTGCCAGCAGCCGGGGCTCTCCCTCTGGGTCCCCTTCCAGAACGCCGCCACTGCGGTCACCAACCTCTACAAAG AGAGTGTGGATGCCCACCAGCGGAGCTTTGATTTAGGAATCCAGATTGGCTATCAGCGCCGGAATAAGGATGTGTTAGCCTGGGTTAAAAAACGCAGAAGAACTATTCGAAGAGAAGACTTAATCAGCTTCCTTTGTGGAAAAGTCCCTCCTCCAAGAAATTCTAGAGCTCCCCCAAGACTGACTGTAGTATCCCCTAACCGAGCTACTTCAACAGAAACTAGCTCATCTGTAGAGACTGATTTGCAACCCTTCCGTGAAGCCATAGCTCTGCATG gTCTTAGTGGTGCAATGGCTAGTATAAGTGTTCGCTCGAGTACCCCAGGCTCGCCTACTCACGTGAGCAGTGGCTCCAATGCTAGTCGAAGGAGAAATGGACTCCATGATGTTGATTTGAACACTTTCATATCAGAAGAAATGGCACTCCACTTGGACAATGGTGGAACTAGAAAGCGTACCTCAGCCCAGTGTGGCGATGTCATTACAGACTCACCAACTCATAAACGCAACAGAATGATCTAA